The DNA window CCCCTTGCGCGGCGTGCCGTCGAACAGTTCGTCCTCGATGGCCTCGATGCAGTCGTCGAGGGCTTCCACCGCGGTGAAATGACTGTCGACCACCACGTCGAGCAGGCCGTGCACCAGCGCACCGACACCGTAGCGCTGGCCGCCGATCTCCTGCCATCGCCGCGTCACCTGCGCCATGTCGAAGTCGGACGTCAGGCGCACGGTGATCAGCCCTTGCGGCAGCACGAATCCTGAGATGCGCTGCATCGACAGCATGCGCTGGCCCGCGTCGGCCGCATCGTTGGCGACGTCGACGGCGTAGACCGTGAAGAAGGTGTGCGTTTCGTACGCGGTGGCCTTGACCCGCTCGGCTGCGGCCACGGCATCCTCGACCGCCCAGCGGTTCAGACCGAGTTCGTCGGCCAGTCCGCACAGGGCGTCGTGGTCCGGTTCGCACAGGTCAACCCACACCAGGGTGTCCGGTTCGGACAGGTAGTCGGAGATCTTGCCGAACTCGAAGTCGTCCAGCGGCTTGCCGCCGCGCCACACGTGGCCCTGAATATTCGAAGCGATCTGCACCACAGCATCCTCTCAACCGTTGTTCACGATCGGTAAACCCACCAGCCACTCGTTGGCGCCGCGGTCGCCGACTGCCCGTGATGATCTTGACGTCGGGTCGTGTCAGCCCTTTCGGCGGTGTCGGCGAGCAGGTGGGTGAAATGGAGCAATCAAACCGGTTGCAGCTCAAGCCTTATCGAGCTGTCTCCGAGCATATCGACGGTGCCTGGTGGCCGCGATCGACGAACTTGGTCGACGAGCTGCCGTGCCTGGTGGCGTCGTTGTCCGACCGCCTCGGACAGGTCGTCATGGTGGGCTACCGCCGCAACGGCTGGCAACAGACGCCGGCGCTGGCCGAAATCGACGGGCACACAATCGAATTGCTGGGCTTCACCAGTAACGAGCCGGCCAGCGTCATCGTGATGGCCGAAAGCGGCCGCCACATCACCCTGCACGTCATCCGGCCGGACACCGACGAGAACGCCGCCCGCCGGGCACTCGACGCGGTGCGTACACCCGCCGCCACCCAGGTCTCCCCCGCCGTCCGGGCCACGGTCGGACGATCGGTGGTAGACGTGGCCGACAAGCTGGCCCGTCACGAGGGGCTGGATGACGAGCGGCGTACCGCCCAGATCCGGCGCTGGTGCGAAGAAACGGCGCAACGATTCATCGATGCACCGGTGCAGACCTTCGTACCCATCCTCGTCGAACACATCGTCCGCAACCGTATGATGGAGTCGCCCAAGCAGCACTATCCCCCCGACGGCGGCTTGTGCATCACGGTGCCCGGCAGCTCCGCGCCGTATTCAATATCGTCGTAGTCGCGTCCCTTGCGCCGCCGATCTTTCGCCGAGCCCCGCGTCGGGCGCATCGGAGCCATCGGGAGCAGGGGCGTCTGACCGGCACCCGGCGGCAGCGCGGAGACCGCCGACGTCAGTTGCACCGGAGCCGATGAACCCAGCATCCCCACCGTCGCGGGTGGCATGGTCAGGTTGCCGAGCGAAATTCCGATGCCCAGCGTCGCGCGGGGCGCCAACGACGATCCGACCGCGCCGAGGAGTTGCGCGTCCGCCGACGACAACGCGGCCGTTCCCTCGGCGAGGCCGCCGAAGATGTCGGCGCCCACGCCCCCCTGCAGCGCCTGGGCGGCGTTGAGCTGGGCGAGATAGCTGAGCATGTTGACCGGGAATCCGCTCGCAATGAACTGCCATCCCCACACGCTGAAATATCTGAACCAGCCCGAGTCGGGATCCAACCCGAAGGCGCTGGAGGCGGCGAGGTCTTGACTAGTCCCGGACAGCGCGGCTGCGATCTGCGTCCCGGTATTGCCGGTGTTCGTGGTGGGCAGCAGGGCGGCCTGGGTGGCCACGCCCGACGGGTTGGCCACCTGCGGCGGCGACTCGAACGTGGGCGGCCTGACGGTGCTCGCCGAGGTCGCGGCGTAGCGCATCATCGCCGCCGAGTTGTTCAGCCACATGGTCTGATATTCGGCTTCGGTTTCGGCGATCGCCGGGTAGTTGATCCCGAAGAAGTTGGTGGCCAACAGCATGGCCAGCCGCGCCCTGTTGGCGGCGACCACCGAGGGATGCACCACCGTCCAGTGCGTGGTTTCGAACGCCGCGATCATGAGTTGCACCGAGGTGGCGACCTGCTGGCACTGCTGCGCGGTGAGGCGCAACCACTCGATGTAGGGCTCGAAGGCCTGGGCCATGGCTAAGGCGGACGGCCCTTGCCAGGTCGTCGACAGCCACAACAACTCCGCGGTGTAGCTGGCGGCAGCCTGCTCGAGCTCCATGCTGAGCTCTTGCCACATGCCGGCGGCTTCGATCCATGACCAAGCGCCGGGTCCGGAGTGGATCAGCGCCGAGGTGACCTCCGGCGGCAGTATCCCAAAATCCATGAACCTTTACCTTGGGGAAGAAGGGGGTGGGGCCAACGCTGCGCGTCGGCCCGTCCGGCAATTCGAGAGTCGATGACGATAGGACTTTTCGGTGTCCCGCTGCTGGTCGCTGTTGACCTACCCGGAGGCGGGATTGGGCGTCCGCATGCGTAAGGCACCACGTCGGCTTTATCCCGCCGATGGATTTCGAGGCATCACTTTCCCTTTGACCTGCTGGCCGTAGTCGATGTCCTCGTACTTCTGCTGTTTACGTTTTCGCCAGCCGGTGCCCGCCGACGAACCGGTTCCTGGCGGCACCATCATCGGCATCACCGGCAACCCTGCTTCCGACGCGGGCAGCGGCGAGGCCGCGGACGCGAGTTGCACCCCGGTTTGGGTGCCGGGCAACAGCCCCACCACGGCGGGGGGCGCGGTCAGCTTGCCCAGCGATACCCCAACGCCCATCGCCCCCGTCGGCGCCATGCCCGCGCCGATACCTTTGACCGCGTTGGACAGGCTGGCCGTGGCCGCTCCGAGGCCTTCCGACAGGCCCGAGCCGATGTCGCCGCCCACGCTCTGCAGCGCGCTGGCCGACGAGTTCTGCGCCAGATAGCTGAGCATGTTGATGGGGAAGCCGGACGAGATGAACTGGTTGCCCCAGGTGCTCCAATAGTTGAACCAGCCGGTGTTGGGGTCGAAACCGCCTGGTGTGTTGAGCGCGTTGAGAACCGACCCCACCGACGAGTTGCCCGACGAGTTGACCAATGCAGTGTTCACCGCGGCCTGTTGGTTGACCGTTCCGGTCGGATCGGTGATGGCGAGCGGCGAGTTGAACTGCGACAGCTGCGTGGTCGCCTGCGACGACGTCGCCTGATAGCGGCTCATCGCGGCCGAGTTGTTCGCCCACATGGTCTGGTATTCATTTTCGGTCTCGGCGATGGCCGCCGTGTTGGTGCCGAACCGGTTGGTGGCGAGCAGTTGCGCCAGGCGCGTCCGATTGGCGGTGACGACCGCAGGCGGGACTATCGATGCGCGCGCGGCGGTGAAGGCCGATGCGGCGGTGTCGGCCGAGGTAGCCATCTGCGCGGCCTGCTGCGCCGTCTCACGCAGCCAGAGCAGGTAGGGCTGGACGGACTGCAGCATCGCCATCGCCGATGGCCCGTCCCAAGACTCGATGAGCGACGACAACGTCGAGGCATACGTGGAGACCGAATTCTCCAGCTCGACAGCCAGCCGCTGCCAGGCGCCGGCGGCCTCGATCAGCGAGCCCGCCCCCGGCCCGGTGTGGATGAGCGTCGAGGTCACCTCTGGGGGTGCAAAAAGATCCATCACGTCTCACAATGCCCACGCTGAGAAAGCCTCAGCAAATTTGTGTTAACCAGGCCGCGAAGAACCTCGAAACTCTGCACCTCGAAGCCTGTCGCCTGCGGTCGGTACCTCCCAGCTCGACTGCAGCGCGTTAGGACACCCTATACCTTAAGCTGAGAGCGATTTGACATTTGCTGGCCAGGGCCACTTGCGCGCTACCGGCCGTTTCCTAAACGGTCACCGTGGCGCCGCGGTTCAACACGACGATCCGGTCCCCCAGGCCTCGGTGCTGCATTTCCCGGGTGAAGTCGGACAGCGGCGACGCGAACACCGCATAGTCGTCGAAATGCACGGGGATGACCTTCGGAAGGGCCAGCATCGCGACGAGTTCGGCGTGCCCCCGGTGCAAAAAATTGGGGTCGGTCAGCAGCGTCAGCCCGCCCGCGAAAATGAGCGTGGTGGCGTTGCCGACGAACGTGACGGTGATGTCCATAGGCCCGGGCTACCCGGTCCCGCGGCGTCCATGCCGACTAGAAGGGCGGCGGGTCATCGTCGCCGTCGGCCGGTGGAGCGGGACCAAAGTGGGCGGCCTCGCGTTCCCGATGTTTCGCTTGCCGGCCTTGGCGATTCAGCCGGCGTTCGGTGGTCACTCGCGCGGCGCGGTTCTGGGCGCGGGTCCTTCGTCGTTTGGGCATCATGGCCGTGCGGTCGGCGCAGTAATCGGGCACCACGTCGGCCTCGGTGGCCGGCGCCCCGCCGAGGCCGCGGCACAGACTCGGGAACAGCAGGGCGCTGCCCGGCGTGGTGACATAGGTAAGCCCGGCCGGTGAGGTCAGGATCAGCGTCACGTCGGGCAGCTGTTGTTCCCGCCAGCCCCAGAACGTTTTCACCAAATGATGTGTGCGGCAATAACATTTGAGGTTCGACGCGTGCGTGGGCCCGCCGTCGGCGTACGGGATCGTATGGTCCACGTCGCAGTTGACGGCGGGCTGGTCGCAGCCGGGCCAGCGGCACGTCAGGTCGCGGCAGCGCACGAAATCGGCCAGCGCCTTCGACGGCACATAGCCCGGCTCGGGCGGCGCAGCCCCCGGGTGGACCAGCGGTGCCAGCCTCGCCGACGCGGCCAGCTCGGCGACCAGGTCCGGTGGGATCAAACCCTCGGCGCCCACCTCGCAGGCCGGTGCGCCGCCGCCGCGGCCGTCAAGGGATCCCGCCTCGGCGATCACATGGATCACCACCGGTCCCGCGGCGGGCCGCGTGCCTGCCGCGCAATCGCGGCGCCCGCAGCGACATCCCAATCGGTCCGCCCCGCCCGCCAACGCCCCCAACGCGTCGGCGCGGCGCTGCTCACGGCTGCGCGGATCGTGGGCACACACCGTGGCCGCCAGTGCATCCAGCCGTTTGTCCAGCGCGTGCGCGTCCGGGGCGAGCAGGCTGCCCTCGATGTGCGACCAGCCACCCTCGACGTCGACGACCCACACCCGCCGGTCGGCCACCAACTCCTTGCGGCGGCGCACCGCATCCGCGTCGGCCCGCGCCACGATCTTGTCCACCTGCGCGGCCAGCCGCCCCCGGGTCATCGACGGCCAGCGCGCCGCGTTCACCGCCAGCTCGGCGTCCACCCTCGCCAGCACCTCGGGGTCATCGATCAGACCGGTGCGGAACACGATCGTCTGGAACATCGAGTAGTCGATATCCCCGGCCGCGAACACCGCGCCGACCTCCGGCAACCGCTCCCGCATCGCCCGGGCATAGCGGACCTTGCTGCCCGCCAGCCCCTGACCGATGCGCAGCTCGGCGGCCACTTCCGCGCTCACCGCCGCCTCGGTGTCGACCGCCCACTCCTCGCACTCCGAACAGCGCGACAGCCGATGCGCAAACAAGTCGCCGATCGCCGTCAACTGCTCAGCCGCCGCGCGGTTCTCGACCCGCGAAAACACGCCGATCCGCTCCAACAGGGCCGCCGAGACCGGCGTCACCGACGGATGCTGTCGCTCGAACAACTCGTCCAGCCGAGCAATCGCCTCTTCGAACATACATTCGATAATGCCAGATGCCTACGACAACTTTCAGCGCGACGTGCGGCCGCCTAAACGGCAGCCGCGCCCGTCACTGGAAGCGTGCGGCGCGTCGGCGGATGCGATGCGTGTGTCCGCGCACGCGGTACGGCTGCGGGACCAGGTGTATCGGCTCGGCGTAGAACATCAGCTTGGCCAGCTCCACGAGGACCAGGTAGCTGATGACGAAGGCGCCCAGCACGGCAAAGAATTGCCAGGGCAACAAGGTGAATCCGAGGGTGTGTGCCAGCGGCGAGATGGTGAGCACGGCACCGATGGCGACGACGGTGAGGCAGGTCGCCGCCAGCCAACCGCTGGGCCGGCTGCGGAAGAAGGGGACCTTGCGGGTGCGGATCGCGAAGATGATCAGCGTCTGGGTCGCAAGCGATTCCACAAACCAGCCGGTGCGGAACTCGATGGCGCCGGCGTTCAGCACGCCCAGCATCAAACCGAAGGTCAGGAAGTCGAACAGCGAACTGATCGGCCCGAAGATGAGCATGAACCGGCGGATGAAGGCGACGTTCCAGTGCGACGGCGCGTGCAGTTGCTCCTCGTCGACCCGGTCGGTCGGGATCGCCAATTGTGAAGAGTCGTACAGCAAGTTGTTCAGCAGAATCTGGCTGGGCAGCATCGGCAGAAAGGGCAGCAACGCCGAGGCGGCGGCGGCGCTGAACATGTTGCCGAAGTTGCTCGACGTACCCATCAGCACGTACTTGATGGTGTTGGCGAAAATCCGCCGTCCCTCAGCCACGCCGGTCGCCAGCACGCTCAGGTCCTTCTCCAAGAGCACCACGTCGGCCGCGTCCTTGGCGACGTCGGTGGCGCTGTCGACCGAGATGCCGACGTCCGCCGAATGCAGGGCCAGCGCATCGTTGACGCCGTCGCCCAGGAAGCCGATCGATCGCCCGTTGCGCCGCAGCGCGGTGATCAGCCGCGCCTTCTGCTCGGGGGAGATCCGCGCGAAGATGGTGTGGTTTTGCGCGGCGTCGACGAACTCGTCGTCGCCCAACGGGTCGAGCTGTGCGCCGGTGATGGTGCCCTTGGACGCCAAACCCAATTCGCTGCACACCTTTTCGGCGACACGCGGATTGTCCCCGGTGGCGATCTTGAGCTCGATGCCCAGGTCGGCCAGCTCGGACAGCGATTGCCGCGCAGCGGATTTGGGTTCGTCGGCGAAGACGAGAAATCCCACGAGCGACAAGTCGCATTCGTCCGCCCGGGTGAGCGTCGTCAGCGTCGGCGCGGGTTTGACGGCCACCGCCACCACCCGGCGCCCGGCGGCGAACAACACCCCGAGGGTTTCGTTCGTCACCGGCGCGACGGTCCGGCATTGGGCCAGCACCTGTTCGGGCGCGCCCTTGACCACCAGTACCCGGCCGCCGTCGTCGTCGACCAGCGCCGAGGTCGCCCGGCGTTCGTGGTCGAAGGGCAGCATCGCGACCCGGTGCACGGCGCCGCCCGACACCTCATGCGCCTGGGAGGCTTCCCACAGCGCGGCGTCGAGCGGGTTGGCGCTGGCACCACCGGTTTCCGGGTCAACATCGGTGGCGAGCAAGCCGAGGCGCCTTACCGACTCGCTGTGTGCACCCGACGCGTCGATCGTGTCGACGAGCCGGAGCCGGCCTTCGGTCAGGGTTCCGGTCTTGTCGGTGATCAAGACGTCGATGTCGCCGAGGTCCTCGATGCACACCAGCCGTTTTACGAGCACCTTCACCTTCGCCAGCTGGCGTGACCCGGTCGCCAGCCCGGTGCTGACCACGGCGGGCAACAGCTGCGGCGTGATGCCGACGGCGATCGCCAGCGAGAACAACACCGAGTCGATGATCGGCTTGCGAAGGAGCAAGTTGCTGGCCAAGATGACCACCATCAGCGCGATGGCGACCTGCAGCAGCAGGTAGGAGAACCGGCGCAGCCCGACCTGGAATCCGGTTTCCGGCGGGCGCTCGTCCAAACCCGATGCGATCCGCCCGAATTCGGCGTTTTTCCCGGTGGCGTATACCACCCCGGTGCCCTCGCCGGCGCTGACGATGGTGCCCATGAAGGCCAGGTCGGTCGCGTCGGGCAGGTCGGTTCCGGGAGGCACCGGCTGGGGTGATTTCTCCGATCCGATCGATTCCCCGGTCAAGATGCCTTCGTCGCATTCCAGACCGCTGACCTCGATGAGCCGGACGTCGGCCGGGACGGCCTCCCCCAGCGACAGCCGAACCACGTCGCCGGGTACCAGCGCGGTGACCGCGAGGGCGACGAACTCCCCGTCGCGGCGCACCACCGCCTTGTGCTGCATCCCCGCGTGCAGCGCAGCGGCGGCCCGCTCGGCGCGGTACTCGTTGACGAAGCCCAGACCGATGCTGGCCGCCAGGATCACGCCGATGATCACCGCCTGCATGCTGTCGCCCAGAAAGAACGAGACGACCGCGGTGCCGGCCAGCAGCATGAGGACCGCGTTGCGCAGTTGACGACCCAGCACCGCAAGGGGATTGACGCGATGGGTTCGCACCGCGTTGGGGCCGTAACGCGTCAACCGGGCGGCGGCCTCCGCGCTGGACAGTCCGGCGGGCGAACTGTCCAGCCAGCGCAACACCTCGTCGACCGGGGCGGCCGCGACCCTCTTCGTGGTTATGACCATAGCGTCCGGCCGCGTTTGAGTGGTCATAACCGGGCGCAACCAGGGACCCTCAGTAGGTGGATATCTCGTCTTGCGCGGGCAGGTCACCACTGACCACGAAGATGACGCGGCGGCCGATTTCCACGGCATGGTCGGCAAAGCGCTCGTAAAAGCGGCCCAGCAACGCCGCGTCGACGGCGACCGGAATGTTGTCCGTCCAGTCCTGACCCAACAGGACGCTGAACAGATTCCGGTAGAGCTCGTCCATCGCATCGTCTTGTTCACGAAGCCGGGCGGCCTGCTGCGGGTCGCGCGAGATCAGCACCTGTCTGGCACTGTCGCCCAACGCGATTGCCACCTCGGCCATGTCCGCGAAACACGCGCGGACCTCGTCGGGCAGGATCCGATTCGGGTACTCCCGCCGGGCGATCTTGGCGACGTGCACGGCCAGCGCGCCCATCCGTTCGATGTCGGCGATGATATTGATGGCGCTGAAAACCGCCCGCAACTCGCCGGCCACCGGTTGTTGCAGCGCAAGCAAAGCGAACGCTTCTCGTTCCGCCCGCGCCCGCATCACCATCATTCGCTCGTGCTCACGGATGACACGCTCGGCGGCGTCAAGGTCGGCCTCCAGCAGGGCTGCCGTCGCGCGCTTCATGGCTTCGTCGGCCAGGCCGCACATCTCGCCGAGCTGGACCGTCAGATCGGCCAGCTGATGGTGATAAGCGGTTCGCATAGCGCAACCGTGGCCAATGCGAGCGCTTTTCACAAGGGACGAAAGCCACCCGAAAAGGGCCTGAATGGCTCCTCCGCTGCCGGCCTCTTCCGATTTAGGCTGCGGCGGTGCCCCTCAAGGCAACCCGCGAAATACTGACCGCAGCTGCGGTGGCTGCCGCTCCGGCAGATCAAGTGCTGGAGATGCTGGACAGCTCGGCCGGCGGTTTGTCCAGCGCCGAGGCCGCCGCCCGCCTGACGCAGCACGGGCCCAACGCGATTGGCACCCATCACGTCAGTGCCGCGGCGCTGCTGGCTCGCCAACTGAACAATGCGGTGCTGATTCTGTTGGCCATCACCGCGGCGCTCTCGTACTTCCTCGGTGACCACAGCCAGGCGCTCATCATCGGAGTGATCCTGGCGGCCAGCATCGGGCTGGGATTCTTCAACGAATACCGCGCCGAGCAGGCGGCCGCCGCTCTGCATTCGCGCATTCGGCACACCGCGACGGTTCGGCGCGACGGGCAATTCGTCGACGTCGACGTCCGCGACCTAGTCCCCGGAGACGTGATCCGACTCTCTCTGGGACAGGCCGTGCCCGCGGATGTGCGGCTGCTGGAGACCGCGGCGCTGGAGTGCGACGAGGGCATCCTCTCCGGGGAATCCTCCGGCTCGGAAAAGTCCTCCACGCCGGTTCCGGCCGACGCCGCGTTGTCCGATCTGGCCGATCTGGCCTTCATGGGCACGATCGTGAGTGCCGGCGAGGGGCTGGCCGTCGTCTACGCCACCGGCGATCACGCCGAATTCGGGCGCATCGCAGCCGGTTTGGGCGAGCGCCAGCCCGAGACCGCGTTTCAGCTGGGCCTTCGTCACTTCTCCTATCTGCTGCTGCGAGTCGCGATCGCGTTGACCGCCCTGATTCTGGTCACCAACTTGATGTTGCACCGTCCGCTGATCAATTCGGCACTGTTTGCCCTGGCGATCGCGGTCAGCATCACCCCACAGCTGCTCCCCGCGGTGGTCAGCACCAGCCTGGCCACGGGCACGAGGCAACTGGCCAAGGCCAAGGTACTGGTCAAACGTTTGGTGTGCATCGAGGATTTCGGTGACATCGACATCCTCATCACCGACAAAACCGGAACCCTGACCGAGGGACGCATCAGCCTCATCGATGCAGTAGATCCTGCTGGCGCACATCATGATTCGGTGCTGCGGTTGGCGCTGTTGGCCTCCGACGTCGACCTCGCCAACGGTGTTGCCGCGACCAACGCGCTGGACGCCGCGCTGTGGGCCCACCCGCGCGCGCGGGACGTTGTCGGCGATGACATCGAGCGGGTGGCGCTGCTGCCTTTCGACCACACCCGCCGGGCGACTTCGGCGTTGGTCGACGATCACGGCAATCGTGTCCTGGTGGTCAAGGGCGCACCCGAGCAGATGCTGGCGCGTTGCCTGAGCGCACCACCGGAAGCTCAACAGACCCTGGCCGCGTTGTTCGCGGCCGGGCGCCGTGTTGTCGCCGTGGCGGTCAAGCCGGTGGCCGAGTTGACCACCATCACGGCCGCCGACGAATCCGACCTGATGCTGGTCGGGTTCTGCGTCTTCGCCGACGAACCCAAAGCCGCGGCCCGACAATCGCTCGCCCGGCTCGCCGAGTTGGGCATCGAAGTCAAGATCGCTACCGGCGATAACCCCCAGGTCGCCGAGAAGGTATGTGCCGATTTAGGTTTGGCCTCCAAGGGGACCATCACCGGCGTGCAGATGGAACGGATGAGCGACGACGAGCTCGGGCGTGACGCGCAGGACTACACCATCTTCGCCCGCATCTCGCCCGAACAGAAGGCGCGACTCATCATCGCGGCGCGACGAACCGGACGCTCGGTGGGGTTCCTCGGTGACGGCGTCAACGACGCGCTGGCGTTGCACGCCGCCGACGTGGGAATCTCGGTCGACACCGCAACCGACGTGGCCAAGGACGCGGCCGACGTGGTGCTGCTGGAGAAGGATCTGGGGGTGCTGGCCACCGGAGTGGCTACGGGCAGAAAGATTTTCGCCAACACCATCAAGTACGTTTTCATGGGTACCTCGAGCAACTTCGGCAACACCTTCAGCGCCGCGGCGGCTTCGGCGTTTCTGCCATTTCTGCCGATGTTGGCCAGCCAGATCTTGCTCGGCAACCTGCTTTATGACGCGTCGCAACTGGCCATCCCCACCGACCGCGTCGATGAGGAGCAGTGCGATGCGCCGTCACACTGGAACGTCGCCTTCATCCGCCGGTTCATGCTCACGTTCGGCCCCATTAACTCGCTGTTCGACTTCTTGACCTTCGGCTTCATGCTCGGCGTCCTGCACGCTGGTGAGGTGGCGTTTCACACCGGCTGGTTCCTGGAAAACCTGCTCACCCAAACGTTTATCGTCTTCGCTATCCGTACCCGCAGGGTGCCGTTCCTGCGCAGCAGGCCGGGCACCTTGCTGACGGCGACGTTGGTGTCGGTGGACGTGATCGGGTTCGTGCTCACCATCACACCGCTGGGCCGCAAACTGGGCTTCGTCCCGCTGCCCTGGCCGTTCTACGCCGCACTGGCCGCGTTCATCGTCACCTACCTGTGCATGGTCGAGGCTGCCAAGAAGGTGTTCTACAGCGAGCCGATGCGGGTATTCGGCCAGCCTTACCGCACTCGCGGACTGAGCCACCGGATCGCGCGCCGGGCCGCTCGCTTCGTCCACTCCGGCGCGCGTCCCCAGCGGGCGAGAACGTGATCACGCGAGCGTTGCGGGCCGCGGTCGCCACCACCCAGATAGCGGCGGGAACTGCCCTGCTGGGAGGCAACGCCGCGGTGAGCGTCGGCAAGTCACTATTCCATGCCGCGCCCGATGTGTCGGCGCTGACGCACGCTGCGGTCGGCGTGACGATAGAGGCGATGGGTGGGCAACCGGCAAGGCGGTTCAGCAGTAACGGTGCGCGGCACTGGATCGAGGTGCGGGGCCTCGACGGTGCGCACGCCGCGGCGGTCGCGTCCGAAGTACTGGCCACCGTCCGCGCGACTTCTGGTGTGCGACATGCCTTCCTGAACTTCGCCCTGGCGCGGGTGGTGGTGACCGTGGCCGATGACGGACCGTCGGCGACCGAGCTGTGTCGCGTGGTCGCCGCTGCCGAACGACGCGACACCGCACGCGCCCCACGACGGCGTCCGATGAGCCTGCCCGGCGACGATGCGCTGCTGATGGGCCGGATGATCGCGGCCACGGCCGCCTCTGTGGGCCTTGGACTCTCACTGACCGGCAGCCTGCTGCGGCTGCCCCGACTGCCCGACCTGGTGGCCGTGCCGCCGACGGTGGCCGACCACCTGCCGCGGTTGCGCCGGGAGGTGGAGCGACGCCTCGGGTCCGACGGCACCGATCTGTTGTTCGGCGTCGTCAACGCCACCGCCGCGGCGCTCACGCTGTCGCCGACGGCGGCGGCCGCCGAGGCCGCCACCCGCGCCATGCTGGCGACCGAGGCGTTCAACGGCCGGCTGGCCTGGTTCCGGCACGAACCGGGGCTGGCCGGCGAGCCGGTGCCCGGCGACTCGGCCCCGGCATCCGTCGGCGGTAACCCGGCGCTGCCGGACGGGCCCGCCGAACGCTACGCCAACCGCATCGGCGTCGCCGGCATCGGCGCGGCCGCGGCGGTCGGCCTGCTGACCCGCAATCCGGACGCGGCGGGCGCCGCCGCGCTGGCCGCCGTCCCCAAACCGTTGCGGACCGTCCGGGAAGCGTTCGGCTGCACCATGAATCGTGTCCTGTCCACCCGCCACGACACGCTGGTGCTGCGCCCCCGCGCGTTGCGCACGCTCGACCGGATCGACGCGATCATGATCGACCCGCGAGCGCTGTACACCGACGAATTGACCGTCAGTCGTGTTCTGGGAGTGGCTAATTCGGCACGGGCGCACGCCTGGGAAGCGGTGCGGACCGCGCTGGACAACGACGGCCTGGGGCCGGGATGGCACCAGCTGACCGGGATTCCCGGGGCCGGCAGCGTTGGGGAGGCGCTCATCAGCCCGGTCCGCGATCCGTTCGCGGCGGCGGTGCTCACCGAAGCGCGACGGGCACAGCCGCGCGTCTATTCCCTCGATGACGACGGATTACGTTCGCTGGCACAGGGTTTCGACCAACTATACCCCTCGGACGGGTCGA is part of the Mycobacterium mantenii genome and encodes:
- the mgtA gene encoding magnesium-translocating P-type ATPase; the encoded protein is MVITTKRVAAAPVDEVLRWLDSSPAGLSSAEAAARLTRYGPNAVRTHRVNPLAVLGRQLRNAVLMLLAGTAVVSFFLGDSMQAVIIGVILAASIGLGFVNEYRAERAAAALHAGMQHKAVVRRDGEFVALAVTALVPGDVVRLSLGEAVPADVRLIEVSGLECDEGILTGESIGSEKSPQPVPPGTDLPDATDLAFMGTIVSAGEGTGVVYATGKNAEFGRIASGLDERPPETGFQVGLRRFSYLLLQVAIALMVVILASNLLLRKPIIDSVLFSLAIAVGITPQLLPAVVSTGLATGSRQLAKVKVLVKRLVCIEDLGDIDVLITDKTGTLTEGRLRLVDTIDASGAHSESVRRLGLLATDVDPETGGASANPLDAALWEASQAHEVSGGAVHRVAMLPFDHERRATSALVDDDGGRVLVVKGAPEQVLAQCRTVAPVTNETLGVLFAAGRRVVAVAVKPAPTLTTLTRADECDLSLVGFLVFADEPKSAARQSLSELADLGIELKIATGDNPRVAEKVCSELGLASKGTITGAQLDPLGDDEFVDAAQNHTIFARISPEQKARLITALRRNGRSIGFLGDGVNDALALHSADVGISVDSATDVAKDAADVVLLEKDLSVLATGVAEGRRIFANTIKYVLMGTSSNFGNMFSAAAASALLPFLPMLPSQILLNNLLYDSSQLAIPTDRVDEEQLHAPSHWNVAFIRRFMLIFGPISSLFDFLTFGLMLGVLNAGAIEFRTGWFVESLATQTLIIFAIRTRKVPFFRSRPSGWLAATCLTVVAIGAVLTISPLAHTLGFTLLPWQFFAVLGAFVISYLVLVELAKLMFYAEPIHLVPQPYRVRGHTHRIRRRAARFQ
- the phoU gene encoding phosphate signaling complex protein PhoU, producing the protein MRTAYHHQLADLTVQLGEMCGLADEAMKRATAALLEADLDAAERVIREHERMMVMRARAEREAFALLALQQPVAGELRAVFSAINIIADIERMGALAVHVAKIARREYPNRILPDEVRACFADMAEVAIALGDSARQVLISRDPQQAARLREQDDAMDELYRNLFSVLLGQDWTDNIPVAVDAALLGRFYERFADHAVEIGRRVIFVVSGDLPAQDEISTY
- the mgtA gene encoding magnesium-translocating P-type ATPase, coding for MPLKATREILTAAAVAAAPADQVLEMLDSSAGGLSSAEAAARLTQHGPNAIGTHHVSAAALLARQLNNAVLILLAITAALSYFLGDHSQALIIGVILAASIGLGFFNEYRAEQAAAALHSRIRHTATVRRDGQFVDVDVRDLVPGDVIRLSLGQAVPADVRLLETAALECDEGILSGESSGSEKSSTPVPADAALSDLADLAFMGTIVSAGEGLAVVYATGDHAEFGRIAAGLGERQPETAFQLGLRHFSYLLLRVAIALTALILVTNLMLHRPLINSALFALAIAVSITPQLLPAVVSTSLATGTRQLAKAKVLVKRLVCIEDFGDIDILITDKTGTLTEGRISLIDAVDPAGAHHDSVLRLALLASDVDLANGVAATNALDAALWAHPRARDVVGDDIERVALLPFDHTRRATSALVDDHGNRVLVVKGAPEQMLARCLSAPPEAQQTLAALFAAGRRVVAVAVKPVAELTTITAADESDLMLVGFCVFADEPKAAARQSLARLAELGIEVKIATGDNPQVAEKVCADLGLASKGTITGVQMERMSDDELGRDAQDYTIFARISPEQKARLIIAARRTGRSVGFLGDGVNDALALHAADVGISVDTATDVAKDAADVVLLEKDLGVLATGVATGRKIFANTIKYVFMGTSSNFGNTFSAAAASAFLPFLPMLASQILLGNLLYDASQLAIPTDRVDEEQCDAPSHWNVAFIRRFMLTFGPINSLFDFLTFGFMLGVLHAGEVAFHTGWFLENLLTQTFIVFAIRTRRVPFLRSRPGTLLTATLVSVDVIGFVLTITPLGRKLGFVPLPWPFYAALAAFIVTYLCMVEAAKKVFYSEPMRVFGQPYRTRGLSHRIARRAARFVHSGARPQRART